The Lysobacter sp. genome includes a window with the following:
- the xerD gene encoding site-specific tyrosine recombinase XerD — translation MPAATPSERRQQALALPPLRDADATAIHAFVETIWAENGLAKQTLASYRRDLEGFARWRDGAGEGLVGVDRGGLFDYFAWRTRSGYSPRSNARLLSTLRAFFALQVRRGLRADDPSALLDPPKLPRSLPKALSERDIEALLATPEIGEPLGLRDRAMLELMYAAGLRVSELVGLPATMVNLRQGVLRATGKGGKERLVPLGEEAQHWLSRYLAESRPVLAGKRAPMALFLNPGGEALSRQQFWGLVKRYAGAAGIDPRKISPHGLRHSFATHLLNHGADLRALQMLLGHASLSTTQIYTLVAREQLKRLHAQHHPRG, via the coding sequence ATGCCCGCCGCCACGCCCTCCGAACGTCGACAACAGGCGCTTGCGCTGCCGCCGCTGCGCGATGCCGACGCGACCGCGATCCATGCGTTCGTCGAGACGATCTGGGCCGAGAACGGGCTCGCGAAACAGACCCTGGCGAGCTACCGGCGCGACCTCGAAGGCTTCGCGCGCTGGCGCGACGGTGCGGGTGAAGGTCTGGTCGGCGTGGATCGTGGCGGCTTGTTCGACTACTTCGCATGGCGCACCCGCAGCGGGTATTCGCCGCGCAGCAACGCCCGTCTGCTGTCGACGCTGCGTGCGTTCTTCGCGCTGCAGGTCCGGCGCGGCCTGCGTGCGGACGATCCCAGCGCGTTGCTCGATCCGCCGAAACTGCCGCGTTCGCTGCCGAAGGCGCTGAGCGAGCGCGACATCGAAGCGTTGCTGGCGACGCCGGAGATCGGCGAGCCGCTGGGACTGCGCGATCGGGCGATGCTCGAACTCATGTACGCCGCCGGGCTGCGGGTCAGCGAACTGGTCGGGTTGCCGGCGACCATGGTCAATCTGCGTCAGGGCGTGCTGCGGGCGACCGGCAAGGGCGGCAAGGAGCGGCTGGTACCGCTGGGCGAAGAGGCGCAGCACTGGTTGAGCCGCTATCTGGCCGAGTCGCGCCCGGTGCTGGCGGGCAAGCGGGCGCCGATGGCCCTGTTCCTGAATCCGGGTGGCGAGGCCCTGAGCCGCCAGCAGTTCTGGGGTCTGGTGAAGCGCTACGCCGGTGCGGCGGGCATCGACCCGCGCAAGATCAGCCCGCACGGCCTGCGCCACAGTTTCGCCACGCATCTGTTGAATCACGGCGCCGATCTGCGTGCGCTGCAGATGTTGCTGGGACATGCCAGCCTGTCGACGACCCAGATCTACACCCTGGTGGCGCGCGAGCAGCTGAAACGGCTGCATGCCCAGCACCATCCGCGCGGCTGA
- a CDS encoding thioredoxin fold domain-containing protein, producing the protein MKLPVFALLCALNVSACAQSTPATADKAPEPAAKGASPASTASAGGKQAGSKEAMVRAALKALNPKIEVDRIGPAPMPGFQEAIVAGQVLYFSDDGRYMLQGSLYDMHEKKDLSQIGLSELRREQLEKIPVTDRIVFAPVGTPKHTVAVFTDIECGYCRKLHSEMADYNKLGIAVQYLAFPRAGLTSPDALAMESVWCSDDRRQALTEAKNGRPVPPKRCNNPVTAQYELGQRIGLQGTPMIINSDGVAMPGYMPPAQLLEALDKLAAESKGKVAAAAGGR; encoded by the coding sequence ATGAAACTCCCGGTGTTCGCCCTGCTCTGCGCCCTCAACGTCTCCGCTTGCGCGCAATCCACGCCGGCCACCGCCGACAAGGCGCCGGAGCCCGCAGCGAAAGGCGCCAGCCCCGCGTCCACCGCGTCCGCCGGTGGCAAGCAGGCGGGATCGAAAGAGGCGATGGTCCGGGCCGCACTGAAGGCGCTCAATCCGAAGATCGAGGTCGACCGGATCGGTCCGGCGCCGATGCCCGGCTTCCAGGAAGCGATCGTCGCCGGTCAGGTGCTGTATTTCAGCGACGACGGCCGCTACATGCTGCAGGGCTCGCTCTACGACATGCACGAAAAGAAGGACCTCAGCCAGATCGGCCTCAGCGAACTGCGTCGCGAGCAACTGGAAAAAATACCGGTCACCGATCGCATCGTGTTCGCGCCGGTCGGCACGCCCAAGCACACCGTCGCGGTGTTCACCGACATCGAATGCGGTTACTGCCGCAAGCTGCATTCGGAGATGGCGGACTACAACAAGCTTGGAATCGCGGTGCAATATCTCGCGTTTCCGCGTGCCGGCCTGACCAGCCCGGACGCGCTGGCGATGGAATCGGTCTGGTGTTCCGACGATCGCCGGCAGGCATTGACCGAGGCCAAGAATGGTCGCCCGGTGCCGCCCAAGCGCTGCAACAACCCGGTGACCGCGCAGTACGAACTCGGCCAGCGCATCGGCCTGCAGGGCACGCCGATGATCATCAACAGCGACGGCGTGGCCATGCCGGGCTATATGCCGCCGGCCCAGCTGCTGGAAGCCCTGGACAAGCTCGCCGCCGAATCGAAGGGCAAGGTCGCCGCCGCTGCCGGCGGTCGCTGA
- the pssA gene encoding CDP-diacylglycerol--serine O-phosphatidyltransferase, which produces MNAPEPPIAPRRSRGIYLLPNLFTTAALFSGFFAIIAASQGRFEAACVAIFIAAVLDGLDGRVARMTNTQSEFGVQYDSLSDLISFGMAPSLVMYHWALASMKLDGTTLGKIGWLGAFLYAACAALRLARFNSQVGTVDKRWFIGLPSPSAAGLVASFVWTMHDLGLSGESLRYAALAVTVIAGLLMVSGFRYSSFKGGKPGPQGDRIPFFVLFAIVVAIIGLVIDPPKVLLFVFATFAVFGPLISRRMARKAQAEEA; this is translated from the coding sequence ATGAACGCACCCGAGCCACCCATCGCGCCCCGACGCAGTCGCGGCATCTATCTGCTGCCGAACCTGTTCACCACGGCGGCGCTGTTTTCTGGCTTTTTCGCGATCATCGCCGCCTCCCAGGGCCGGTTCGAGGCGGCCTGCGTGGCGATCTTCATCGCTGCGGTGCTCGACGGGCTCGATGGCCGGGTCGCGCGGATGACCAACACCCAGAGCGAGTTCGGGGTGCAATACGATTCGTTGTCCGATCTGATCAGCTTCGGCATGGCGCCGTCGCTGGTGATGTACCACTGGGCGCTGGCGTCGATGAAGCTCGACGGCACCACCCTGGGCAAGATCGGCTGGCTCGGCGCATTTCTCTATGCCGCCTGCGCCGCGCTGCGGCTGGCGCGCTTCAACAGCCAGGTCGGCACGGTCGACAAGCGCTGGTTCATCGGCCTGCCCAGTCCGTCGGCGGCGGGCCTGGTCGCCAGTTTCGTGTGGACCATGCACGACCTCGGCCTGAGCGGCGAGTCCCTGCGCTACGCCGCACTGGCGGTGACGGTCATCGCCGGCCTGCTGATGGTCAGCGGCTTCCGCTATTCCAGCTTCAAGGGCGGCAAGCCCGGTCCGCAGGGCGATCGCATCCCGTTCTTCGTGCTGTTCGCGATCGTGGTCGCGATCATCGGCCTGGTGATCGATCCGCCGAAGGTGCTGCTGTTCGTGTTCGCGACCTTCGCCGTCTTCGGGCCACTGATCTCGCGACGGATGGCGCGCAAAGCGCAGGCGGAGGAGGCGTGA
- a CDS encoding valine--tRNA ligase: MTTLASGYEPKDFESRLYAEWEASGVFAPQGDGPAYSILLPPPNVTGTLHMGHAFQHTLQDALIRYHRMRGYKTLWQMGTDHAGIATEMVVSRNLQIAGTGETRDSLGRDKFIDKVWEWKAQSGGTIERQMRRLGTSGDWTRSVFTMDDGASAAVIEAFVKLYEEGLIYRGQRLVNWDPVLKTAISDLEVVSEEEDGFLWSISYPLTDGSGSLVVATTRPETMLGDTAVMVHPEDERYAHLIGKTVTLPLTNREIPIIADDYVDREFGTGVVKVTPAHDFNDYAVGKRHDLPMINIFTPDAKIIGSAKSHADISAELSKHDPIEDRGVLIPDERFSPELIPSRYHGLDRYDARKAVLADLEEAGLLVETKPHKLQVPRGDRTGQVIEPYLTDQWFVAMDGFAKRGLELAENGSVKFVPPNWINTYRHWMENIQDWCISRQLWWGHRIPAWYDEAGNVYVARDEAAALEQAAGKSGGPGPTLRRDNDVLETWFSSGLWPISTMGWPSPESMRERGFDDFVPSSVLVTGFDIIFFWVARMIMMTDHFMPEGTPDAARVPFKDVYITGLVRDKDGQKMSKSKGNVLDPLDIIDGITADELVAKRTTGLMKPKDAPKIEKHTRKEFPDGIAPHGADALRFTMAALAGPGRDIKFDMARCEGYKNFCNKLWNATRFVLMNTEGFSVGGALAPTGAGVGAKAPPTTRPQPITDAEKWILSRLAKVSAEAGEHFATYRFDLLAQALYEFAWNEFCDWFVELAKPALNGDDKLAADSTRHTLLHVLESLLRLLHPLTPFVTEELWRSVAPKLGIDANSISTRAYPQTGDFAGQDHTAAETDIEWLKDVIRNLRSIRSTLGISPAKQVRLLLKDGDANDAARIARFASQLKFLLKLESIETLTGESPAAASAVVGGLTLLVPLEGLVDLDAERSRLDKEIARVASEKTKSEDKLARFGGNVPPAVIEQERLRLADWTAKLAALTEQRARF; encoded by the coding sequence ATGACCACCCTCGCCTCCGGCTACGAACCCAAAGACTTCGAATCCCGCCTCTACGCCGAGTGGGAAGCAAGCGGCGTCTTCGCACCGCAGGGCGACGGCCCCGCCTACAGCATCCTGCTGCCGCCGCCGAACGTCACCGGCACCCTGCACATGGGCCACGCCTTCCAGCACACGCTGCAGGACGCGCTGATCCGCTATCACCGCATGCGCGGCTACAAGACGCTGTGGCAGATGGGCACCGACCACGCCGGCATCGCCACCGAAATGGTGGTGTCGCGCAACCTGCAGATCGCCGGCACCGGCGAGACGCGCGATTCATTGGGTCGCGACAAGTTCATCGACAAAGTCTGGGAATGGAAGGCGCAGTCCGGCGGCACCATCGAACGCCAGATGCGCCGCCTCGGCACTTCGGGCGACTGGACGCGCAGCGTGTTCACGATGGACGACGGCGCGTCGGCGGCGGTGATCGAAGCGTTCGTGAAACTTTACGAGGAAGGTCTGATCTATCGCGGTCAGCGCCTCGTCAACTGGGACCCGGTGTTGAAGACCGCGATCTCCGATCTTGAAGTGGTGAGTGAAGAGGAAGACGGTTTTTTGTGGTCGATCTCGTACCCGCTCACCGACGGCAGCGGTTCGCTGGTGGTCGCGACCACGCGCCCCGAAACCATGCTCGGCGACACCGCAGTGATGGTGCATCCCGAGGACGAGCGCTACGCGCATCTGATCGGCAAGACCGTAACGCTGCCGCTGACGAATCGCGAGATTCCGATCATCGCTGATGATTATGTGGATCGGGAATTTGGCACGGGCGTGGTGAAGGTGACGCCTGCGCATGATTTCAATGACTATGCGGTGGGGAAGCGGCACGACTTGCCGATGATCAATATCTTTACGCCGGATGCGAAGATTATTGGGTCTGCAAAAAGCCATGCTGATATTTCTGCTGAGCTTTCCAAGCATGATCCCATTGAAGATCGGGGCGTCCTGATTCCAGACGAACGATTCAGCCCGGAGTTGATTCCATCCCGCTACCACGGGCTCGACCGCTACGATGCCCGCAAAGCCGTTCTTGCCGATCTCGAAGAAGCCGGCCTGCTGGTCGAAACCAAACCGCACAAACTGCAGGTGCCGCGCGGTGACCGCACCGGCCAGGTGATCGAGCCTTACCTCACCGACCAGTGGTTTGTGGCGATGGACGGCTTCGCAAAGCGCGGCCTTGAACTTGCCGAGAACGGTTCGGTGAAATTCGTGCCGCCGAACTGGATCAACACGTATCGACACTGGATGGAGAATATCCAGGACTGGTGCATCAGCCGTCAGCTGTGGTGGGGGCATCGTATTCCGGCGTGGTACGACGAGGCTGGCAATGTGTACGTGGCACGGGATGAGGCGGCAGCTCTCGAACAGGCTGCGGGGAAGAGCGGTGGGCCGGGGCCCACCCTACGGCGCGACAACGATGTGTTGGAAACCTGGTTCTCCTCCGGTCTGTGGCCGATCAGCACCATGGGCTGGCCGAGTCCGGAATCGATGCGCGAGCGCGGCTTCGACGATTTCGTGCCGTCGTCGGTGCTGGTGACCGGCTTCGACATCATCTTCTTCTGGGTGGCGCGGATGATCATGATGACCGATCACTTCATGCCTGAAGGCACACCGGATGCCGCGCGCGTGCCGTTCAAGGACGTCTACATCACCGGTCTGGTCCGCGACAAGGACGGGCAGAAGATGTCGAAGTCGAAAGGCAACGTGCTGGACCCGCTCGACATCATCGACGGCATCACTGCGGATGAACTGGTCGCCAAGCGCACCACCGGGCTGATGAAACCGAAGGATGCACCGAAGATCGAGAAACACACGCGCAAGGAATTCCCCGACGGCATCGCGCCGCACGGCGCCGATGCGCTGCGCTTCACCATGGCCGCGCTGGCCGGCCCCGGCCGCGACATCAAATTCGACATGGCCCGCTGCGAGGGCTACAAGAATTTCTGCAACAAGCTTTGGAACGCGACGCGCTTCGTGTTGATGAACACCGAGGGATTCTCTGTGGGAGGGGCTTTAGCCCCGACTGGCGCAGGCGTCGGGGCTAAAGCCCCTCCCACAACAAGGCCGCAGCCGATCACCGACGCCGAAAAGTGGATCCTCTCGCGCCTCGCCAAAGTCTCCGCCGAAGCCGGCGAACACTTCGCCACCTATCGCTTCGACCTGCTCGCGCAGGCGCTGTACGAATTCGCGTGGAACGAGTTCTGCGACTGGTTCGTGGAGCTGGCGAAGCCCGCGCTCAACGGCGACGACAAGCTCGCCGCCGACAGCACCCGCCACACGCTGCTGCATGTGCTGGAATCGCTGCTGCGCCTGCTGCACCCGCTGACCCCGTTCGTCACCGAGGAACTGTGGCGCAGCGTCGCGCCGAAACTCGGCATCGACGCCAACAGCATTTCGACGCGCGCCTATCCGCAGACCGGCGACTTCGCCGGACAGGATCACACCGCCGCCGAAACCGATATCGAATGGCTCAAGGACGTCATCAGGAACCTGCGCAGCATCCGCAGCACCCTGGGCATTTCGCCCGCCAAACAGGTGCGCCTGCTGCTGAAGGACGGCGACGCCAACGATGCCGCGCGCATCGCCCGTTTCGCATCGCAGCTGAAGTTCCTGCTCAAGCTCGAATCGATCGAAACGCTGACCGGCGAATCGCCCGCAGCGGCGTCCGCCGTGGTCGGCGGCCTCACCCTGCTGGTGCCGCTGGAAGGTCTGGTCGACCTCGACGCGGAGCGCTCGCGCCTCGACAAGGAAATCGCGCGCGTCGCGTCGGAGAAAACCAAGAGCGAGGACAAGCTCGCGCGCTTCGGCGGCAACGTGCCGCCGGCCGTGATCGAACAGGAGCGCCTGCGCCTCGCCGACTGGACCGCGAAACTCGCGGCGCTGACCGAACAGCGCGCGCGATTTTGA
- a CDS encoding DNA polymerase III subunit chi yields the protein MSPRADFYLIQKPRFREEPLRLVCELARKAYDANLWTLVLARDAAQAEALDDLLWAFDEEAFVPHQIAGSDDEDELTPVLIAAPDSDIALRPLVINLRDAPVEGSFERVLEVVPADDSARGPLRERWKQYQARGLELKKYDM from the coding sequence ATGAGCCCCCGCGCCGATTTCTACCTGATCCAGAAACCGCGCTTCCGCGAGGAGCCGCTGCGGCTGGTCTGCGAGCTTGCGCGCAAGGCCTACGACGCGAATCTGTGGACGCTGGTGCTGGCCCGCGACGCGGCGCAGGCCGAAGCGCTGGACGATCTGCTGTGGGCGTTCGACGAAGAGGCGTTCGTGCCGCACCAGATCGCCGGCAGCGACGACGAAGACGAGTTGACCCCGGTGCTGATCGCCGCGCCCGACAGCGACATCGCGCTGCGCCCGCTGGTCATCAACCTGCGCGACGCCCCGGTGGAAGGCAGCTTCGAGCGCGTGCTGGAAGTGGTGCCCGCCGACGACAGCGCGCGCGGCCCGCTGCGCGAACGCTGGAAGCAGTACCAGGCGCGCGGGCTTGAGTTGAAGAAATACGATATGTGA
- a CDS encoding RDD family protein: MTDTVSVAPAPTKPDALILRRLLALFYDLWPALALWMLLSALFNLGYYLGGHGERDILETGSVLGVLLWVCCWLMAGAYAVGSWSRGGQTLGMRPWRLRVIGAGAAAPTRAQLIKRYVVGTLSLLAGGLGFWWAWFDRERLTWHDRVSGTRVVRVAKT, from the coding sequence ATGACCGACACCGTCTCCGTAGCCCCCGCCCCGACCAAGCCCGACGCGCTGATCCTGCGCCGTCTGCTCGCGCTGTTCTACGACCTGTGGCCGGCGCTTGCGCTGTGGATGCTGCTGTCGGCGCTGTTCAACCTCGGCTACTACCTCGGCGGGCACGGCGAACGTGACATCCTCGAGACCGGCAGCGTGCTCGGCGTGCTGCTGTGGGTGTGTTGCTGGCTGATGGCCGGTGCCTACGCCGTCGGCAGCTGGTCGCGCGGCGGCCAGACCCTGGGCATGCGCCCGTGGCGGCTGCGCGTGATCGGCGCGGGCGCTGCCGCACCGACGCGCGCGCAGCTGATCAAACGCTATGTCGTCGGCACGCTCTCGCTGCTCGCGGGCGGGCTGGGATTCTGGTGGGCGTGGTTCGATCGCGAACGGCTGACCTGGCACGACCGGGTGAGCGGGACGCGCGTGGTGCGGGTGGCGAAGACATAA
- a CDS encoding leucyl aminopeptidase has protein sequence MALAFTLHTGPAADAAALATDCIVVGAYADKTLTATGQALDAASGGRIAALIERGDVSGKTGKTALLHDLPGVAATRVLVIGLGDAAKFGVPQYIKAASDAARALKDGAATGATFTISEAATQGRDAAWNIRQAVIAFAYVAYRYNATLGEKNKAKGVSKLTAVAVSGNDAVALSQGKAIANGITFARELGNLPPNICNPTYLAEQAQVFAGKFDRTSCEVLERDQMQALGMGSLLAVSQGSANPPKLIVLKWNGASDHGSGDAKPFVLVGKGITFDTGGINLKTAGGIEEMKYDMCGAAAVMGTFVAVVGMQLPIDLVVIVPAVENMPDGLSYRPSDVITSMSGKTIEVGNTDAEGRLILCDALTYAQRFEPRALLDVATLTGACIVALGKYATGLMSKHDDLANELLQAGENVFDRAWRLPLWDEYQSQLNSTFADVYNIGGRNAGAITAGCFLARFTEDQRWAHLDIAGVSNDDGKLGMATGRPVGLLAQWLMDRAG, from the coding sequence ATGGCCCTCGCATTCACGCTCCACACCGGCCCCGCCGCCGATGCCGCCGCCCTCGCCACCGACTGCATCGTCGTCGGCGCGTACGCGGACAAGACCCTCACCGCCACCGGTCAGGCGCTCGACGCCGCCAGCGGCGGTCGCATCGCGGCGCTGATCGAACGCGGCGACGTCTCCGGCAAGACCGGCAAGACCGCGCTGCTGCACGACCTGCCCGGCGTGGCCGCGACGCGGGTTCTGGTGATCGGCCTGGGCGATGCCGCCAAGTTCGGCGTTCCGCAGTACATCAAGGCCGCCAGCGATGCCGCCCGCGCACTGAAGGACGGCGCGGCCACCGGCGCCACCTTCACCATCAGCGAAGCCGCGACCCAGGGCCGCGACGCGGCCTGGAACATCCGTCAAGCGGTGATCGCCTTCGCGTACGTCGCATACCGCTACAACGCCACCCTCGGCGAGAAGAACAAGGCCAAGGGCGTCAGCAAGCTGACCGCGGTCGCGGTGAGCGGCAACGACGCCGTCGCGTTGTCCCAAGGCAAAGCCATCGCGAACGGCATCACCTTCGCGCGCGAGCTGGGCAATCTGCCGCCGAACATCTGCAACCCCACCTACCTCGCCGAACAGGCGCAAGTGTTCGCCGGCAAGTTCGACAGGACCAGCTGCGAAGTGCTGGAGCGCGACCAGATGCAGGCGCTGGGCATGGGCTCGCTGCTCGCGGTGTCGCAGGGCTCGGCCAATCCGCCGAAACTCATCGTGCTGAAATGGAATGGCGCATCCGACCACGGCAGCGGCGACGCCAAACCCTTCGTGCTCGTCGGCAAGGGCATCACCTTCGACACCGGCGGCATCAACCTGAAAACCGCCGGCGGCATCGAGGAAATGAAATACGACATGTGCGGCGCGGCTGCCGTGATGGGCACGTTCGTCGCTGTCGTGGGCATGCAGTTGCCGATCGATCTCGTGGTCATCGTGCCGGCGGTCGAAAACATGCCCGACGGCCTGAGCTATCGGCCGTCCGACGTCATCACCAGCATGTCCGGCAAGACCATCGAAGTCGGCAACACCGACGCCGAAGGCCGGCTGATCCTCTGCGATGCGCTCACCTATGCCCAGCGTTTCGAACCGCGCGCGCTGCTCGACGTGGCCACGCTCACCGGCGCATGCATCGTCGCGCTCGGCAAATACGCCACCGGCCTGATGAGCAAGCACGACGACCTCGCCAACGAACTGCTGCAGGCCGGCGAGAACGTGTTCGACCGCGCCTGGCGCCTGCCGCTGTGGGACGAATACCAGAGCCAGCTCAACTCCACCTTCGCCGACGTCTACAACATCGGCGGACGCAACGCGGGCGCCATCACCGCCGGCTGCTTCCTCGCCCGCTTCACCGAAGACCAGCGCTGGGCGCATCTGGACATCGCCGGCGTCTCCAACGACGACGGCAAACTGGGCATGGCCACCGGCCGTCCGGTCGGGTTGCTGGCGCAGTGGTTGATGGATCGTGCGGGCTAA
- the lptG gene encoding LPS export ABC transporter permease LptG, which yields MMPFPKIHDLYIGRVVLGSVLLTWAVLIGLDATISGMLNEMSDVGTGNYDFLAALTNVAYSLPRRAYVLFPTSAVIGALLGLGQLAASSELTVLRALGLSRRRISLSVVLSLVVLTASMVIAGETVAPWAQRRADTLKAAAKSKDVIVAQYSGLWAREGDVFLNAQTGQERSENGRQWIELNDVRLFELGKDGRLASITHAGSAEHREGEWILRKVERTRFEPKTAVRTTVAEERWASQLDIAALAASARDIWRPRYLTAGQLKDGIEYRERNGLDSSEFQEHYWGRWFYPVNVLVLCLLAIPFAFGSLRSGGMGKRLFLGIVFSLGFWLVQTQFVRLAGVFKFDYRIAYMIPALVMVGLSIWLFKRRSS from the coding sequence ATGATGCCGTTTCCGAAAATCCACGATCTTTACATCGGCCGGGTGGTGCTGGGCTCGGTGCTGTTGACCTGGGCGGTGCTGATCGGCCTGGATGCGACCATCAGCGGCATGCTCAACGAGATGAGCGACGTGGGCACCGGCAATTACGATTTCCTCGCCGCGCTGACCAACGTCGCCTACAGCCTGCCGCGCCGCGCCTACGTGCTGTTCCCGACGTCCGCCGTGATCGGCGCGCTGCTCGGCCTCGGTCAGCTGGCCGCCAGCTCGGAATTGACCGTCCTGCGCGCGCTGGGTCTATCGCGCCGCCGCATCAGTCTGTCGGTGGTGCTGTCGCTGGTCGTGCTGACCGCATCGATGGTGATCGCCGGCGAGACCGTCGCGCCCTGGGCGCAGCGCCGTGCCGATACCCTCAAGGCTGCGGCGAAGTCGAAGGATGTGATCGTCGCGCAGTACTCCGGCCTGTGGGCGCGCGAGGGCGATGTGTTCCTCAATGCCCAGACCGGCCAGGAGCGCAGCGAAAACGGCCGCCAGTGGATCGAATTGAACGATGTGCGCCTGTTCGAGCTGGGCAAGGACGGGCGCCTGGCCTCGATCACCCATGCCGGCAGTGCCGAGCATCGCGAAGGCGAATGGATCCTGCGCAAGGTCGAGCGCACCCGGTTCGAGCCCAAGACGGCGGTCCGCACCACGGTTGCGGAAGAACGCTGGGCCTCGCAACTGGACATCGCCGCGCTGGCTGCCAGCGCGCGCGACATCTGGCGTCCGCGGTATCTGACCGCGGGCCAGCTGAAGGACGGTATCGAATACCGTGAGCGCAATGGCCTGGATTCCAGCGAATTCCAGGAACATTACTGGGGCCGCTGGTTCTATCCGGTCAACGTGCTGGTGCTGTGCCTGCTCGCCATTCCGTTCGCGTTCGGCTCGCTGCGCAGCGGCGGCATGGGCAAGCGGTTGTTCCTCGGTATCGTGTTCTCGCTCGGCTTCTGGCTGGTGCAGACCCAGTTCGTACGCCTCGCCGGCGTGTTCAAGTTCGACTACCGCATCGCGTACATGATTCCGGCGCTGGTGATGGTCGGCCTGTCGATCTGGTTGTTCAAGCGCCGGTCCAGCTGA
- the lptF gene encoding LPS export ABC transporter permease LptF → MLKLDRYLIREFAQSIFAVLAVVLIVLLGGAFADVLGDVARGKVPAGMLLAQLGLVFLKWLPMILPLVVMLGLMLAMGRLYRDAEMPVLVSIGIGPKRFLRPLAWMALPVVLVVGLCSLWLGPWADRTSQRMIDEAGRNLLIAGMEPGRFTELPGGGGVIYVGGMSSDNREMQRVFVYRQKKDRFDVTTSQTGTLSVQNERDRYLRLEQGFEVEGPTGSGRDFRLMRYAANEVRLPEEISQRRKSDAVELQPTTALFRDPRPQANAQLHFRIAPPLLTLAFALLAVPLSRSAPRQARYGNLAVGFLIYLFSMFLMLLGTQWLDDGKLPAVLGLWWMLLPLLVVAVWMYARDGAIKRPRLKAAG, encoded by the coding sequence ATGCTGAAGCTGGACCGCTACCTGATCCGTGAGTTTGCGCAGAGCATCTTCGCCGTCCTGGCGGTGGTCTTGATCGTGCTGCTGGGCGGCGCGTTCGCGGATGTCCTCGGCGATGTGGCGCGCGGCAAGGTGCCGGCGGGCATGCTGCTGGCCCAACTGGGGCTGGTGTTCCTGAAATGGCTGCCGATGATCCTGCCGCTGGTGGTGATGCTGGGGCTGATGCTGGCGATGGGCCGGCTGTATCGCGACGCCGAAATGCCGGTGCTGGTGTCGATCGGCATCGGCCCGAAGCGCTTCCTGCGTCCGCTGGCCTGGATGGCGTTGCCGGTGGTGCTCGTGGTGGGCCTGTGTTCGCTGTGGCTGGGACCCTGGGCCGACCGCACATCGCAGCGGATGATCGACGAGGCTGGCCGCAATCTGCTGATCGCGGGGATGGAGCCGGGCCGCTTCACCGAGCTTCCGGGCGGTGGCGGCGTCATCTATGTCGGCGGCATGTCCAGCGACAACCGCGAGATGCAGCGGGTGTTCGTGTATCGGCAGAAGAAAGACCGTTTCGACGTCACCACCTCGCAGACCGGCACGCTGTCGGTACAGAACGAACGCGACCGCTACCTCCGGCTCGAACAGGGCTTCGAGGTGGAAGGCCCGACCGGCAGCGGCCGTGATTTCCGGCTGATGCGCTACGCGGCCAACGAAGTGCGCCTGCCCGAAGAAATATCGCAGCGGCGCAAGTCCGATGCGGTGGAACTGCAGCCGACGACCGCACTGTTCCGCGACCCCCGCCCCCAGGCCAATGCGCAGCTGCATTTCCGCATCGCGCCGCCGCTGCTCACCCTGGCGTTCGCGCTGCTGGCGGTGCCGCTGTCGCGCAGCGCGCCGCGCCAGGCGCGCTACGGCAATCTCGCGGTGGGCTTCCTGATCTATCTTTTCAGCATGTTCCTGATGCTGCTGGGCACGCAGTGGCTGGACGACGGCAAACTGCCGGCCGTGCTGGGCCTGTGGTGGATGCTGCTGCCGCTGCTGGTGGTGGCGGTCTGGATGTATGCCCGCGATGGCGCGATCAAGCGCCCGCGGCTGAAGGCAGCGGGCTGA
- the rimI gene encoding ribosomal protein S18-alanine N-acetyltransferase yields the protein MRDTDIDTVMAIETRAYPFPWTDGIFRDCLNACYPSWLLMQNGSIVGYGVISIAAREAHILNICIDPDAQSHGHGRRLLRALVRIARAQNAERIFLEVRPSNPRAIALYFDEGFNEIGRRPRYYPAHAGREDAIVMAMELLPEA from the coding sequence ATGCGGGACACTGATATCGATACGGTCATGGCGATCGAAACCCGCGCCTACCCGTTTCCGTGGACCGACGGCATCTTCCGCGACTGCCTCAACGCCTGTTACCCGTCATGGCTCTTGATGCAGAACGGCAGCATCGTCGGCTACGGCGTGATCAGCATCGCCGCGCGCGAGGCGCATATCCTCAACATCTGCATCGATCCCGACGCGCAGAGCCACGGCCACGGTCGCCGCCTGCTGCGCGCGCTGGTGCGCATCGCGCGCGCGCAGAACGCCGAACGCATCTTCCTCGAGGTACGGCCCTCGAACCCGCGCGCGATCGCGCTGTATTTCGACGAAGGCTTCAACGAGATCGGCCGCCGCCCGCGTTACTACCCGGCGCATGCGGGTCGCGAGGACGCGATCGTGATGGCGATGGAGTTGTTGCCGGAGGCGTGA